One window from the genome of Rufibacter tibetensis encodes:
- the asnB gene encoding asparagine synthase B, whose product MCGIVCAFDLKESAEALRPQLLEMAKCIRHRGPDWSGIFSNEKAILAHERLAIVDPTSGKQPLFSEDGQLVLAANGEIYNHLELRDQLTINYNFQTKSDCEVILALYKEKGTKFLDDLNGIFGFAIYDVENDAYLIARDHMGIIPLYIGWDESGTFYVASELKALEGKCSKIQLFPPGHYLSSQEEGFQKWYDRDWMEYKNVAENQTSIQELREALEAAVHRQLMSDVPYGVLLSGGLDSSITSAVAKKYAEKRIESNDQEDAWWPQLHSFAIGLEGSPDLAAAQKVADHLGTVHHEIKFTIQEGIDAIKDVIYHLETYDVTTIRASTPMYLMARAIKSMGIKMVLSGEGSDEIFGGYLYFHKAPNARELHAETVRKLDKLHMYDCLRANKSLAAWGIEGRVPFLDKEFMDVAMRINPQDKMINGERMEKWVLRKAFEDYLPASVAWRQKEQFSDGVGYNWIDTLKEMVGKKVSDEQLANASEYFPIQPPTSKEEFYYRSIFAKHFPSDAAALSVPSVPSVACSSPVALAWDESFRNMNDPSGRAVANVHADAYKKEEVVL is encoded by the coding sequence GTGTGTGGAATTGTTTGTGCTTTCGATTTAAAAGAGTCTGCTGAGGCGTTACGTCCTCAGTTATTAGAAATGGCTAAATGTATCCGGCACCGTGGTCCGGATTGGAGCGGGATATTCAGCAATGAGAAAGCCATTTTAGCGCATGAGCGCCTGGCTATTGTAGACCCCACCTCAGGCAAACAGCCTTTGTTTAGCGAAGATGGCCAACTGGTACTGGCTGCCAATGGCGAGATTTATAACCACTTAGAACTGCGCGATCAGCTTACCATCAATTATAATTTCCAGACTAAATCTGACTGTGAAGTCATTTTAGCCCTCTATAAAGAAAAAGGCACCAAATTCTTAGATGACCTGAACGGCATCTTTGGGTTTGCCATCTATGACGTAGAGAACGACGCCTACCTCATTGCCCGTGACCACATGGGTATCATTCCGCTGTACATTGGCTGGGACGAGAGCGGCACGTTCTACGTGGCTTCAGAACTGAAAGCATTGGAAGGCAAGTGCTCTAAAATACAGCTTTTCCCTCCGGGTCATTACCTTTCCAGCCAGGAAGAAGGTTTCCAGAAATGGTATGACCGTGATTGGATGGAATACAAAAACGTAGCCGAGAACCAGACCAGCATCCAGGAACTGAGAGAAGCCCTGGAAGCCGCCGTGCACCGCCAATTGATGAGCGATGTGCCTTACGGTGTGTTGCTTTCTGGCGGGTTGGATTCTTCCATCACCTCCGCGGTTGCTAAAAAATATGCTGAGAAGCGCATTGAAAGCAATGACCAGGAAGATGCCTGGTGGCCACAGCTGCACTCATTCGCCATTGGACTGGAAGGTTCGCCAGATTTGGCTGCCGCCCAGAAAGTAGCCGATCATTTAGGCACCGTGCACCACGAGATTAAATTCACTATCCAGGAAGGGATAGACGCGATCAAAGATGTGATCTACCACCTGGAAACGTACGACGTGACCACCATTCGGGCTTCTACACCTATGTATTTGATGGCACGAGCCATTAAGTCAATGGGCATTAAGATGGTCTTGTCTGGTGAGGGTTCTGATGAAATCTTTGGGGGGTACCTGTACTTCCACAAAGCACCCAACGCCCGGGAACTGCATGCAGAAACCGTCCGCAAACTGGACAAGCTCCATATGTACGACTGCCTGCGCGCAAACAAGTCTTTAGCCGCCTGGGGCATAGAAGGACGCGTACCGTTCCTGGACAAAGAGTTCATGGACGTGGCCATGCGCATTAACCCGCAGGATAAGATGATCAACGGCGAGCGGATGGAGAAATGGGTGCTGCGCAAGGCGTTTGAAGATTACCTACCTGCCAGCGTGGCTTGGCGCCAGAAAGAGCAGTTCTCTGACGGCGTAGGCTACAACTGGATTGACACTCTCAAGGAAATGGTGGGTAAGAAAGTGAGCGATGAGCAACTGGCCAATGCTAGCGAGTACTTCCCCATTCAGCCGCCGACCAGCAAAGAGGAGTTCTATTACCGCTCCATCTTCGCGAAGCACTTCCCGAGTGATGCAGCCGCTCTGTCTGTACCGTCTGTGCCATCTGTGGCATGCAGCTCACCAGTTGCATTGGCCTGGGATGAGTCTTTCCGCAATATGAACGATCCATCGGGCAGAGCGGTAGCCAACGTGCACGCAGATGCTTACAAAAAAGAGGAAGTGGTGTTATAG
- a CDS encoding M61 family metallopeptidase, giving the protein MLKKSLAALAFAALLHSPLLAQNDAKPAYKFSVDLTKPKDDKLLVTLVTPEFKEDEVLYHMPKMVPGTYAVYDFGKFVSDFNAFDKKGKKLDVERLDQNTWKIKKAKKLARLTYLVDDTWDTPKKEDIVFEPAATDIEEGKVFLINTHGFFGYFANMTKAPYQITVNKPKDFYGATPLRATNSTPTSDTYLLQNYNDLVDAPMLYSRPDTAMLKVGNADVLISTYAAGGGARSKDLAQHIKPILEAQRTYLGGTLPVDKYAFLIYIDNKPNRTGSYGALEHSYSSVYYFPEMPPAMLAEQVQNISAHEFFHIVTPLNIHSEEIGNFDFSNPKMSKHLWMYEGVTEYFAHHVQVNQKLVELPDFLSELRSKIIASKQEYDDALAFTELSLGALDKHEKQYGNVYQKGALIGMALDIRLRELSSGKYGLRNLMKDLSQTYGKDKSFKDEELFDKITALTFPEIRDFFKRYVEGTEPLPYTELFQKVGITYKPTGVQKRISLGRPTIGYDQASGHLMVASVENLNAFGKQLGYKAGDQLWQINGEDLNLRNATDLINKHVMNTKEGTPISVTVGRKDANGTVKPVVLKANLTAAEETVSHLLTPDPNATPAQVALREAWLYSNL; this is encoded by the coding sequence ATGCTTAAAAAATCTCTGGCGGCCCTGGCGTTTGCCGCTCTCCTGCACTCCCCCTTGCTGGCACAGAATGACGCCAAGCCCGCGTACAAGTTCTCTGTTGACCTTACCAAGCCAAAAGATGACAAACTGCTGGTAACGCTCGTCACACCTGAATTCAAAGAAGACGAAGTGCTGTACCACATGCCTAAAATGGTGCCGGGCACCTATGCCGTTTATGATTTCGGGAAGTTCGTTTCTGATTTCAATGCCTTTGACAAAAAAGGCAAAAAGCTGGATGTGGAGCGTTTAGACCAAAACACCTGGAAAATAAAGAAAGCCAAAAAGCTGGCCCGCCTGACGTACCTGGTAGATGATACCTGGGATACCCCTAAGAAAGAAGACATCGTGTTTGAGCCCGCTGCTACAGACATTGAAGAAGGCAAAGTGTTCCTGATCAATACCCACGGGTTCTTTGGGTACTTCGCCAATATGACCAAAGCGCCTTACCAGATCACGGTCAACAAGCCAAAAGATTTTTATGGAGCCACGCCGTTGCGCGCCACCAACTCCACCCCCACCTCAGACACCTACCTGCTCCAGAACTACAATGACCTGGTAGATGCGCCTATGCTGTACAGCCGTCCAGACACAGCCATGTTGAAGGTGGGCAATGCCGATGTGCTGATCTCTACCTACGCTGCCGGTGGCGGAGCCCGTTCTAAGGACCTGGCCCAGCACATCAAACCTATTCTGGAAGCACAAAGAACCTACTTGGGCGGCACCTTGCCGGTAGACAAATATGCCTTCCTTATATATATAGACAACAAACCCAACCGTACCGGTTCTTACGGGGCCCTGGAACACTCTTACTCCTCGGTGTATTACTTCCCTGAAATGCCCCCGGCCATGCTGGCAGAGCAGGTACAGAACATCTCGGCGCACGAGTTCTTTCATATTGTAACGCCGTTGAACATCCACTCAGAAGAGATCGGGAACTTTGATTTTAGCAACCCTAAAATGTCAAAGCACCTCTGGATGTACGAGGGTGTTACCGAGTACTTTGCCCACCACGTGCAGGTAAACCAGAAATTGGTAGAACTGCCTGATTTCCTTTCTGAGCTTAGAAGCAAGATCATCGCCTCCAAACAGGAGTACGATGATGCACTGGCTTTTACGGAGCTTAGCTTAGGCGCGCTAGACAAGCATGAGAAACAGTACGGCAACGTTTACCAAAAAGGCGCCCTCATTGGAATGGCACTGGACATACGGTTGCGTGAACTCTCTAGTGGGAAATATGGCCTCCGGAACCTCATGAAGGACCTGAGCCAGACCTACGGGAAAGACAAGTCGTTCAAAGACGAGGAGCTGTTTGACAAGATCACCGCCCTTACCTTTCCTGAGATCCGGGACTTCTTCAAGCGGTACGTAGAAGGCACTGAGCCATTGCCGTACACTGAGCTGTTCCAGAAAGTGGGCATTACCTATAAACCTACGGGGGTACAGAAACGCATTTCCCTGGGTCGGCCTACCATTGGCTATGACCAGGCATCAGGGCACCTGATGGTGGCCAGCGTAGAAAACCTGAACGCCTTTGGCAAGCAATTAGGGTACAAAGCCGGTGACCAGTTGTGGCAGATCAATGGCGAAGACCTGAACCTGCGCAACGCCACAGACCTCATCAACAAGCACGTGATGAATACCAAAGAAGGAACTCCTATATCTGTAACTGTAGGCCGGAAAGACGCGAACGGCACTGTGAAACCTGTGGTGCTAAAAGCAAACCTGACGGCTGCTGAGGAAACCGTTTCTCACTTGCTCACCCCAGACCCTAACGCCACCCCTGCCCAAGTAGCCTTAAGAGAGGCCTGGCTGTATTCTAACCTTTAA
- a CDS encoding TonB-dependent receptor: MLGGTLRSAATGEVLIGASVSVAGTINGVETNTNGVYTLRLAPGTYQIQFTYIGFQTLTQEVVLTRTTRLNVELQEVTNKLNEVVVESERNSFQERLSTPQMSMETLSSREAKLLPALFGEVDIIKTLQLKPGIQSGGEGSSGLFVRGGSNDQNLVLLDDALVYNPSHLFGFFSVFNPDAVRGVELYKGGFPAQFGGRLSSVLDVKLREGNRKENDVSGGIGLIASRLTVEGPIQKDKSSFLISGRRTYVDVFTRMINKAKENDPDWSPIPDYYFHDFNAKATFELGANDRLFLNGYFGRDFFTFNDENFNFNFNWGNKVGSARWVHQFSPRFFVNTTFSVSNYEYEIKNELDIYSFNLTSNITDLTLKSDFEYISSEKHHLRFGGAVTNHRFVVGRLEANSQDGSVNVAAGNTYRGQEYGVYVSDDWSFNPVFTLSYGLRLSGFLNNGKNFLGIEPRAAASYRLSETLTLKANYTRMFQYVHLISNSGASLPTDIWYPSSPGVKPQRSDQFTLGLTKLYKDKYLFSTEAYYKKMNRQLDLRDGAQIFGNTELEDEFVFGTGDSYGQEFYVEKKEGKTTGWIGYTLSWTNRTFPDINEGRTFPTRFDRRHDLSIVGIQEVSRRISATATFVYGTGNAYSLPVQRFIFQDVPGEDYTVIPVYPDRNSFRLAAYHRLDLGLVYKLRPKRGSADLTFSVYNAYNRRNPYFVYFETLKNEESNQITGFVAKQVSLFPVIPSITYNFKF, translated from the coding sequence ATGCTGGGAGGAACCCTCCGTTCTGCGGCTACCGGCGAGGTCCTGATTGGGGCGAGTGTGTCGGTGGCGGGCACCATTAATGGCGTAGAAACTAATACCAACGGCGTGTATACGTTGCGGCTGGCTCCGGGCACGTACCAGATTCAGTTTACCTACATCGGGTTCCAGACCTTGACCCAGGAAGTGGTACTTACGCGCACTACCCGGTTAAATGTAGAACTGCAGGAAGTCACCAACAAGTTAAATGAAGTGGTGGTAGAATCTGAACGAAACTCCTTTCAGGAGCGCCTTTCCACGCCTCAAATGAGCATGGAAACGCTTTCTTCCCGTGAGGCGAAACTTTTACCGGCATTGTTTGGCGAGGTAGACATCATTAAAACCCTGCAGCTGAAACCAGGCATTCAGAGCGGTGGAGAAGGCAGCAGCGGCTTGTTTGTGCGGGGTGGTAGCAATGACCAAAACCTGGTGTTGTTAGATGATGCCCTGGTGTACAATCCAAGTCACTTATTTGGCTTCTTTAGTGTGTTCAACCCAGATGCGGTGCGGGGTGTGGAGCTGTACAAAGGTGGCTTTCCAGCGCAATTTGGCGGTAGGCTTTCCAGCGTACTTGATGTAAAATTGCGCGAGGGTAATCGCAAAGAAAACGATGTTTCCGGCGGGATTGGCTTGATCGCTTCCCGGCTTACGGTTGAAGGTCCTATCCAGAAAGACAAGTCCTCTTTCCTTATTTCAGGGCGCCGCACCTACGTGGACGTGTTCACCCGCATGATCAACAAAGCAAAGGAAAATGATCCTGATTGGAGCCCCATCCCAGACTATTACTTCCATGATTTTAACGCCAAAGCTACGTTTGAACTGGGCGCCAACGATCGTCTTTTCCTGAACGGGTACTTCGGCCGTGACTTCTTTACCTTCAATGACGAGAACTTTAACTTCAATTTCAATTGGGGAAACAAAGTAGGCTCGGCCAGGTGGGTGCACCAGTTTTCGCCCCGCTTTTTCGTAAACACCACCTTTTCGGTGTCTAACTACGAGTACGAGATCAAAAACGAGCTGGACATTTACTCCTTCAACCTTACTTCCAACATCACAGACCTCACCCTGAAGTCTGACTTTGAATACATCTCCTCAGAAAAGCACCACCTGCGGTTTGGCGGGGCCGTGACAAACCACCGGTTTGTAGTAGGCAGACTGGAAGCTAACAGCCAGGACGGCTCTGTGAACGTGGCGGCTGGCAATACCTACCGCGGGCAGGAGTATGGAGTTTACGTCTCTGACGATTGGTCCTTTAACCCGGTATTCACCTTGAGCTACGGCCTGCGTTTGTCGGGTTTCCTGAACAACGGCAAAAACTTTCTGGGTATTGAGCCCAGAGCTGCGGCCAGTTACCGGCTCTCTGAAACGCTTACCCTGAAGGCCAATTACACCCGCATGTTCCAGTACGTGCACCTGATCTCCAATTCAGGTGCCTCATTGCCTACGGACATCTGGTACCCGTCCAGCCCCGGCGTGAAGCCTCAGCGTTCTGACCAGTTTACCCTGGGTCTTACCAAACTGTACAAAGACAAATACCTGTTCAGTACCGAAGCCTACTACAAGAAAATGAATCGCCAGCTGGACTTACGAGATGGCGCCCAGATTTTCGGGAATACTGAACTGGAAGATGAGTTTGTGTTTGGTACCGGCGACAGCTACGGCCAGGAATTCTATGTGGAGAAGAAAGAAGGCAAAACCACCGGTTGGATTGGCTACACCCTTTCCTGGACCAACCGCACCTTCCCGGACATCAACGAAGGCCGGACTTTCCCAACCCGCTTTGACCGTCGCCATGACCTGTCAATAGTAGGCATTCAGGAGGTAAGCAGGCGCATCAGTGCCACGGCTACGTTTGTCTACGGAACCGGAAATGCGTATTCTTTGCCCGTACAACGCTTCATCTTCCAAGATGTGCCGGGTGAAGATTATACCGTGATTCCGGTGTACCCAGACCGTAACTCGTTCCGGTTGGCTGCATACCACCGCCTGGATTTGGGCTTGGTGTACAAGCTTCGGCCGAAACGCGGCAGTGCAGACCTTACCTTCAGCGTGTACAACGCTTATAACCGTCGTAACCCATACTTCGTCTACTTTGAAACCCTCAAAAACGAGGAATCAAACCAGATTACCGGCTTCGTGGCCAAACAGGTTTCTTTGTTTCCGGTTATTCCCTCCATTACCTATAACTTCAAATTCTGA
- a CDS encoding DUF4249 domain-containing protein, whose amino-acid sequence MRARLIYTPLLIFLGLTGLLSSCDMEQEILVKLPPTVPQMVVECYLTNNEPMQLSLSESSSYFAGPEALIVTGATVTIAKNNEEPVVLKDTLILDEENEKVFTHYNRRRVRAVPGDVFKLVITDPKGRRITGSTTVLPAVPIDSAGYKFNDKPAESQEAYLMVRWQDDKAVKNFYRLLAHKKDSVGVDSQLDAEIDDRLRNGQKITYTTTYRFDRNDTLTIKLFHLEKAYSDFVSSVEDARRANGNPFAQPVTIKSTVAGGFGVFTFLNFTSKELIIK is encoded by the coding sequence ATGCGCGCACGCCTTATCTATACTCCCCTTCTGATCTTTTTGGGACTGACTGGTCTGCTTTCTTCCTGTGACATGGAACAGGAGATATTGGTCAAGTTACCCCCAACAGTGCCGCAGATGGTGGTAGAATGTTACTTAACCAACAATGAACCCATGCAGTTGTCGCTGTCTGAATCGTCCAGCTATTTTGCGGGACCTGAGGCCCTTATTGTGACAGGAGCCACCGTCACCATTGCCAAAAACAACGAGGAACCAGTGGTGCTGAAAGACACGCTTATTTTAGATGAGGAAAATGAAAAGGTCTTCACTCACTACAACCGCCGGAGAGTGCGGGCCGTGCCAGGCGATGTTTTTAAACTTGTAATCACAGACCCTAAAGGAAGAAGAATTACCGGCTCTACCACTGTTCTGCCCGCAGTACCCATTGACAGTGCCGGTTATAAATTCAATGACAAACCCGCAGAAAGCCAGGAAGCTTACCTGATGGTTCGCTGGCAGGACGATAAAGCCGTAAAAAACTTCTACCGCCTTCTGGCGCATAAAAAGGACAGCGTAGGCGTTGACAGCCAATTAGACGCTGAGATAGATGATCGGTTACGCAACGGCCAAAAGATTACTTACACCACTACCTACCGCTTTGACCGCAACGACACCCTGACCATTAAACTGTTTCACTTAGAAAAAGCCTATTCTGATTTTGTGAGCAGCGTGGAAGATGCGCGCCGAGCCAACGGAAACCCCTTTGCGCAGCCTGTCACCATCAAGTCTACCGTTGCCGGTGGGTTTGGCGTATTCACCTTTCTGAACTTCACCTCTAAGGAGCTAATCATCAAGTAA
- a CDS encoding purine-nucleoside phosphorylase yields the protein MIQNLQETAEYIRRKTNEYQPDFGIVLGTGLGALVHDIEVAFSLDYSDIPHFPVSTVESHSGKLIFGELGGRKVVVMQGRFHYYEGYTMEQVVFPIRVMKLLGVQKLFVSNAAGGMDPDFNTSDLMVITDHINLQPTNPLIGKNLDELGPRFPDMSEPYSEHMVQQALDVSIQHGLNVRTGVYASVPGPMLETKAEYHYIRTIGADAVGMSTVPEVIAAVHMGMPVFAVSVITDLCVPGKIKKVVLLDILEAAAKAEPNMTLLIKELIKRQD from the coding sequence ATGATTCAAAACCTGCAGGAAACCGCAGAGTATATCCGTCGGAAGACAAATGAATACCAGCCTGATTTCGGGATTGTGTTGGGCACCGGCTTGGGCGCTTTGGTCCATGATATAGAAGTAGCCTTTAGCCTTGACTATTCAGACATTCCGCACTTTCCGGTGTCAACGGTAGAAAGCCATTCTGGTAAGCTTATTTTTGGTGAGTTGGGAGGCCGAAAGGTGGTGGTGATGCAAGGCCGGTTCCATTACTACGAAGGCTATACCATGGAGCAGGTGGTGTTCCCGATCAGGGTAATGAAGTTACTGGGCGTGCAGAAGCTGTTCGTGAGCAACGCAGCCGGTGGCATGGACCCTGACTTTAATACCTCAGACCTAATGGTGATTACAGACCACATCAACCTGCAGCCTACCAATCCCTTGATCGGCAAAAACCTGGACGAACTGGGGCCTCGTTTCCCAGACATGAGCGAGCCTTACAGTGAACACATGGTGCAACAGGCGCTGGATGTTTCAATTCAACATGGGTTAAACGTAAGAACCGGGGTGTACGCCAGCGTACCCGGCCCTATGCTGGAAACAAAGGCAGAGTACCACTACATCAGGACTATTGGCGCAGATGCTGTAGGTATGAGTACCGTACCTGAGGTAATAGCCGCCGTGCACATGGGCATGCCGGTGTTTGCCGTCTCCGTCATCACCGACCTTTGCGTACCGGGTAAAATCAAAAAAGTAGTGCTGTTGGATATTCTGGAGGCCGCCGCCAAGGCAGAGCCTAACATGACTCTGCTCATCAAAGAACTGATCAAGCGGCAGGACTGA
- the sppA gene encoding signal peptide peptidase SppA codes for MRQFLKFVLATMVGLVLFMILGFVILLGIAAVASSSDEVSIAEGSVLEIKLSQPVVERAPRSPFAELGIGDMFGEQGIGLDEIKSSIKKAKADENIKGIFLNLDLLQAGMASVEEIRNALLDFKKSKKFVVAYSEFSTEKAYYLASVADRFYLNPQGALELNGLSSEVMFFKGTLEKLDLQPYIFKVGEYKSAVEPFILDKMSEPSREQTASFLNSLNDFMLKNIATSRKKGFADLKNISDSMLVHNADDALRLGLVTHLGYYDQATSFMKSKTGVKQDKELKLVNLGTYKKAADPTKSSGSSSNRIAVIYASGDIVGGKGDDESIGGQGMSEAIRKARLDKNVKAVVLRINSPGGSSLASDVIWREVMLTKKVKPIIASMSDVAASGGYYIAMACDTIVAHPTTITGSIGVFGMMVNSENFLKNKLGITTDRVKTGKFSDVPTVTRAMTPYEKMHIQREVERIYDDFTTKAAQSRNMPVADLRKIASGRVWSGIEAKQRGLVDVLGGMDQAVAIAARKAKLKEGEYRLRTLPAQKSFMENLFSDAETQMKTYTLREELGDMLPYYQQYKRVMQMQGIQARLPFEIEIQ; via the coding sequence ATGCGACAATTCTTGAAGTTTGTGCTGGCCACTATGGTGGGGCTGGTTTTATTTATGATTCTGGGCTTCGTCATTTTGCTGGGCATTGCGGCGGTGGCGTCTTCCAGTGACGAGGTGAGTATTGCCGAAGGCTCTGTTCTGGAAATCAAGTTGAGCCAACCGGTGGTGGAGCGGGCACCCCGCAGTCCGTTCGCTGAGCTGGGCATAGGAGATATGTTCGGGGAGCAGGGCATTGGTCTGGATGAGATCAAATCATCCATCAAAAAGGCCAAGGCTGATGAGAACATCAAAGGGATATTCCTGAACCTTGATTTGCTGCAGGCCGGTATGGCCTCTGTGGAGGAAATCAGAAATGCGTTGCTGGACTTCAAAAAGTCTAAAAAGTTTGTGGTGGCTTACAGTGAATTCTCCACGGAGAAAGCCTATTACCTTGCTTCAGTGGCCGACCGCTTTTACCTAAACCCGCAGGGTGCCCTTGAACTGAACGGCCTCAGCTCAGAGGTGATGTTCTTTAAGGGTACTTTGGAAAAACTGGACCTACAGCCTTACATCTTCAAAGTAGGGGAGTACAAGAGCGCCGTGGAGCCTTTCATTCTGGACAAGATGAGCGAGCCCAGCCGCGAGCAAACGGCTTCTTTCCTGAATTCATTGAATGACTTCATGCTGAAGAACATTGCCACTTCCCGCAAGAAAGGCTTCGCAGACCTGAAAAACATCTCAGACTCTATGCTCGTGCACAATGCAGATGATGCGTTGCGTCTGGGGTTGGTGACGCACCTGGGGTATTATGACCAGGCCACCAGCTTCATGAAAAGTAAAACGGGGGTAAAGCAAGACAAAGAACTGAAACTGGTAAACCTGGGTACCTACAAAAAAGCCGCAGACCCCACCAAGAGCTCTGGTTCTTCTTCTAACCGTATTGCGGTGATCTATGCTTCCGGCGACATTGTGGGTGGCAAAGGCGATGATGAGTCCATTGGCGGACAAGGCATGTCAGAAGCCATCAGAAAGGCACGTTTAGACAAAAATGTAAAGGCAGTGGTGTTGCGCATCAACTCACCGGGCGGAAGCTCCCTGGCCTCAGACGTGATCTGGCGTGAGGTGATGCTCACCAAAAAAGTAAAACCTATCATTGCCTCTATGTCTGATGTGGCGGCCTCTGGTGGGTATTACATTGCCATGGCCTGTGATACCATTGTGGCGCACCCTACCACCATTACCGGTAGCATTGGCGTGTTTGGTATGATGGTGAATTCTGAAAATTTCCTCAAAAACAAATTAGGCATCACCACTGATCGCGTGAAAACCGGTAAATTCTCTGATGTACCCACCGTAACCAGAGCCATGACTCCTTATGAGAAAATGCACATCCAGCGGGAAGTGGAGCGCATTTATGATGACTTCACCACCAAGGCCGCTCAGTCCAGAAACATGCCGGTAGCTGACCTTCGGAAAATAGCCTCAGGAAGAGTTTGGTCTGGAATTGAAGCCAAGCAGCGCGGTCTGGTAGATGTGTTAGGTGGAATGGACCAGGCTGTTGCCATTGCTGCCAGAAAAGCCAAGTTGAAAGAAGGAGAGTACCGCCTGCGTACCTTGCCAGCCCAAAAGTCTTTTATGGAGAACCTGTTCTCTGATGCTGAAACCCAGATGAAAACATACACTTTAAGAGAAGAACTGGGTGACATGCTGCCGTATTATCAGCAGTACAAGCGTGTAATGCAGATGCAGGGCATACAGGCCCGCTTGCCGTTTGAGATTGAGATTCAGTAA